The DNA segment TTACTTCCCAAGGTCTCTTTCCTGCATGGAATACTGCGCCAGGGAATTTGGCAGCAAAATCTTCAGCTCTGTTATTACCAGAAGATCTTAATTCAAGCAGGTAATCAATCTTTTCACCATCGATACCATCTTTATCATATACATATCCATCGGGGCCAGAAATCGTTAATACTTTTCCTCCTAATTCGGTGACTTTCTTAATCACTCCCCAGGCAACGTTTCCAAATCCTGATACTACAAAAGTTTTACCTTTAAGGTCTTCTCCGATTGTTTTCATCATTTGCTCACAGAAGTAAACAACGCCATAACCTGTAGCTTCTGGCCGAATTAGGGAACCACCGTACGCTAAACCTTTTCCAGTAAGAACTCCGGTAAATTCATTTCTGATTTTCTTGTACTGTCCAAATAGATACCCGATTTCTCTGGCTCCAACGCCAATGTCTCCTGCGGGGACATCAGTTTCCGGTCCGATATGTTTGCATAGCTCCGTCATAAAGGCTTGACAGAATCGCATAATTTCCATGTTTGATTTCCCTTGTGGATCAAAATCTGCTCCTCCTTTTCCACCACCCATAGGCAGCGTAGTTAAAGAGTTTTTGAAGGTCTGCTCAAATGCCAGAAACTTCAATACGGATAAATTTACGGTAGGATGAAAACGTATTCCACCTTTGTAAGGACCAATTGCGGAATTCATCTGGATTCTAAATCCTCTATTAACCTGAATTTCACCTGCATCATCAACCCAGGGAACTCGGAAAATAATGGTTCTTTCTGGTTCAGCCATTCTTTCCAAAAGTTTCATCCCGTCGTATTGCTTCCTCGTCGCGATAAAAGGTATTACAGTAATTGCAACTTCTTTTACTGCTTGTAAGAATTCTGGTTCGTTTGGATTTTTCGCTTCGATATAAGCGATAAATTCCTGAATTTTTTGCTCTACGTTATAGTGTTCCATAAAAAGGATATATTATATATAAACAAATTTAATTTTTTTTTCAAAGCACTCAAAAAAAACTTTAAATACTGCTTAATTATTAATATAAATTATAGTTTTGTTAATTAAATTCATAAAAAATCAAATTTAAGTATGAAAAATTTAATATTAAACGAATATAAGTAGGTTTCTTAAAACTTGAAAATCTACAAAGCCAAGTATTGTCTTCCCGATAATGCTCTAATATAGCCAGAAATTTCCAATTGTAATAAATCTGGTAAAATTTTGTAAGATGGTATTTCAAGCTTTAAACTGATATCATCTAAAGATAAAGGTATTCGTTTATCTAACTGATCAATAATCTTTTGCTGACTATCTGAAAGTAAAATTCTAATTTCGTTGTTGGGAAAGAGTTCACCAATCTTTTCAGATTTATTATTAAAGCCCAGTTGATCGATAAGATTTGGGATTGTGGAAATTACCGCTGCTTTATTTTGATAAATTAGCTGGTTGCAGCCTTGGCTGTATTTTTCGTCAATTCTACCTGGTAAAGCATAAACTTCCCTATTGTAATTATTGGCAAAGGTCGCTGTACTTATGGAACCACCGCTAAAAGCAGTTTCAACAACAATGGTGGCTGGTGCTAGACCTGCAATAATACGATTGCGTTGTATGAAATTTTCGCGATCAGGCTTTTGAGAAGAATTAAATTCAGTAAACAATACTCCACCATTACTCAATATACGTTCAGACAGTTTTCGATGTTTAGATGGATATAACGTGTGAAAACCATGAGCTAAAACTGCGGCGGTTGCTAGATGATGGTCTAAAGAAACCTCATGAACTTCCGCATCTACACCCAAAGCTAAACCACTAACGGTTATAGCGTTTCCACCCTTAATTCCATCAATAAAATTATGAATAAACTGCTTGCCATATAAACTTATATTTCTTGTTCCGACAATACTAATGGGTTTTTTGAGAGAATCAAATTTTCCTTTTTGATAGAGTATGGCTGGGGCATCTTCACATTCATTTAATAATATAGGAAGATCTCCAAAATGCCGAAGGTTTATGACAATATTATTTTTTTTGCAAAATTCAATTTCGTTTTCTGCAAATTTTAAGTGTTTCGGATCACCAATTTCTAAAGCGATCTTTTTACCTATTCCGAAAATGTTTTGAAGTCCTGTTTTTGAGAGTTCCCAAACTTCTTTTGCAGAACCAACTTCACCCACGAGTTTACGAAAAACAACATCCCCAATTAGCGGACAGTGCCGTAGTGCAATGGAATAAAACGTTTCTTCGGAGCGCATAAATAAGTTTATTCAAATTTATCGAAAATTATTCATTCTTTCTTATTTCATCTAGATGTTTCCAAATACTTTGTTTCTTTTGGTAAGGTAGTTCAAGAAAATCGTCGGGATGATTCTCTTTATATTCCTGCCACAATTTATCGTCCTTCTCACTATAGTAATTAGGAAATTCCCAAATGTACTTTTTCTTTTTCTCTCCATTTTTTCGAAAAATAAACGCCATCATGATTCCTATGATTGCACCGGAAAGATGTGATTGCCAGGAAATTCTGCTGGGTTCTGATAAACTCGAAAATAATTCTTCTGGTAAAACGCCCCAAATTAAACTCCCGTAGTATAACGCCACCACCATAGAAACGGTAAGGAGCTTCATATTCCACCTGAACACTCCACTAAAAAAAATAAAAAAAGCCAATACATATACAATTCCACTGGCTCCAATAATGCATACTGCATTAAATTCTCCCGAATAGATATCCACAGGTGGTAAAAGCCAAACTAAAAACCCGGTCAATAACCAACCAAGGAAGAATATTTTCTTTGCAATAAATGGGTAAAATTGGAATAACAGAAAAGTTAACACAAAAATTGGGACCGAATTTCCGAAAATATGCTCTAAACTACCATGTAAAAAAGGGGACAGGAAAATTCCTTTTAAACCTGAAGGGTTTAGTGGGATTATCGCTCCTTCGCAACCTGTAAACCACCCCAGATTTTGTAGAAGAAATCCCAGCCACATCAGCGCAACCATGATAGTGCCGTATAATAATGCAGAATAATTTAAGACTTTGTTGCGCATAGATCAAATTTGTCAAAAGTGTAACCAAAATAAAATATCAAGCAACTTTGGCTAAAAGTTTCGATAAATTTATAGAAAATCAGCCAAAAAGAACTAAAATATTCTCTAACTCAATTTTATAGATATAGAAGTTTGTCTTAAATTTGTGAGCTATGAGAAAGTTAATAATCATTTTGTTTTGTTTTAATTCTATATTGATTTTATCGCAGAAAGATCAAAACATACTGGGAGAGATTGATTCGATCTCGCAAAGTAGATGGAATCGCACTGCACTGGATACAGATAGCTTAGCGAATCCTAAATTCGAAAAATTTGTGGTTCATTTTAAAGATACTATTGTCATTGGGAATAAGATCAATCTTGCAGCGTCTAATGATGAAATCCCAGTAACTCCATATAACCTTTTACGGTTAAAGGATCCAATAAAATGGTTTTATCATGGTCAAAATAACATTGTTTTTAATCAGTCATCTTTTTCAAATTGGAATTCTGGTGGGAATAATAACATTGGAATTATCGGTAAACTTAATTACAATATCAGCTATAAAAATAATCGACATTTCTTAGATAATAATATACAGTTAGGTTACGGTTTTGTCTCTTCTCAGTCGGAGGCTTCACGAAAGACGGAAGACTATATTAACCTGATTACCAACTATGGCTATGACATCGGGAGAAATTATTATTTATCAACAGGATTTCAGTTTCTTTCCCAGTTCGCTGCAGGATATAATTACACCGCCACTCCAGATCCAACTTTTGAAGACCGCATTTCCCGTTTCTTATCACCGGGTTATTTATACGCCGGAGTCGGGATTTTGTATAACCCAAGTGAAAATTTCCAGGTAATCGTACGACCACTGAATGGTAAATTTACCTTTGTGACTGATCCTTATTTGCAAAAGGCCGGTAAGTATGGTCTTGAAAAAGATGGTCAATCCATGAGATCAGAGCTCGGTGCTTTAGTAAACATCCTTTACCGGGTAAAAATACTAAAAGATATTAATCTGGTTAATCAAGTTAACTTTTTCAGCAATTATGTTTTTCATGTGGAACGAGTTGATATTGCATACAATGGAACACTCAATATTAAATTCAATAAATTTATCAACACCCAGGTGAGTTTGGATTTACTTTACGATCATGATCAAACGCAGAAACTGCAGTTAAAACAAACCTTGGGCGTTGGCTTCTCCTATAATTTTGGTTTTGAGATCAAAGAGAAAAATAAAAAAATGATCAAGCCTTTTGTAGCAAATAAGTAAACTTATACATTCCAAAACTCGCGATCCAAACTTCGATACTGAATTGCTTCTGAAATATGAGCAGCATTTAATATTTCTGCTTGTTCCAAATCAGCAATCGTGCGTGCGACCTTCAAAATTCTGTCGTAAGCTCTGGCGGACAAATTTAATTTATCCATTGCAGTTTTAATAAGTGTTTTTGAAGCTTCATCAAGCTCACAAAACTTTTCAATATCTCGGGGACCCATTTGGGCGTTATAGTGGATGTCAGAATCTTTGTATCGGTTGCTTTGAATTTCTCGTGCAATTAACACTCTTCTTCTGATGTCATCACTTTGTTCACCTTTCCTTTTATCTGCAAGTTGTTCAAATTCTACTTTTTGAACTTCGATGTGAATATCGATTCGATCAAGTAACGGTCCAGAAAGTTTATTCATATACCGTTGCATTTCGAACTGTGAAGAGGTATTATTGGGGTCGTCCGGGAAGAAGCCACTCGGACTTGGATTCATGCTTGCTACCAACATGAAGCTTGCGGGATAGTTCACGGTGAATTTTGCCCTTGAAATAGTTACCTCTCGATCTTCGAGAGGTTGGCGCATTACTTCTAAAACGGTTCGTTTGAATTCCGGCATTTCATCAAGAAAAAGAACGCCATTATGGGCTAGTGAGATCTCACCCGGTTGCGGATAACTTCCGCCTCCAACTAATGCTACATCTGAAATAGTATGGTGAGGACTCCTAAAAGGACGAATGGTCATTAAGGAAGTTTCTGTGCCTATCTTTCCTGCCACAGAATGAATTTTGGTCGTTTCTAAGGCCTCCCTTAACGTTAAAGGTGGCAATATGGTCGGAACTCTTTTTGCAAGCATGGTTTTCCCGCTTCCTGGCGGCCCAATTAAAATAATATTATGTCCGCCTGCCGCCGCCACTTCCATTGCTCTTTTGGCTGTTTCCTGGCCTTTCACTTCTGAAAAATCATTTGGGAAATGATGAATTTTTTCCTGAAACTCTTTGCGAATATCTATTGTGGTTCTTTCCAAAGGAATTCCCTCATTAAAAAAATCAACAACTTCTTTGATGTTATCAACGCCATAAACTTCTAATTCACTCACGATTGCTGCTTCGCGAATATTGAGTTTGGGTAAAATAATTCCTTTAAATCCTTCTTCTTTTGCTTTAATGGCGATTGGCAAAACTCCTTTTATGGGCAATAATCCACCATCTAAAGATAATTCTCCCATGATGAGGTATTCTCCGATGTTTTCTGCCTTGATTTGTTCCGAGGCAGCCAAAATACCCAGGGCAATACTTAAATCATAAGCAGATCCCTCTTTTCTTAAGTCCGCCGGCGCCATGTTGATGGTAATTTTCTTACCTGGAATTTTGAAACCGATATTTTTTAAAGCTGCGGAAATTCGGTAACTGCTTTCTTTAATTGCGTTATCTGGGAGTCCAACCAAGTGATACCCTACGCCTCCAGTATCAACATTAACTTCTATTGTAATTGTTTGTGCAGAAACTCCAAAAATGGCACTCCCGTAAATTTTTACTAACATGATTTGTGTTTGGAGATAAAATTAATAAATTATTATCAATCAATGAGTAATTATTTTATGTATATCCGTTTTTCATCATACTCCTGTAATGCTTGCTAGCACAAGTCTATCGAACAGTTTATCTTCAAAATATCTCCGATTTAACTTATAAACAAACTCATTTAGATAAAGTTGAAGGTTTTTGCGTTTTATTTTGTGGTAATTTCCTAATAAATTCCTTTTCGCATTACTGATAAATATGTGAACCCAACGCAAAGTATCTTTTGTAGTTTCTTTCGAAGATTTTTCTGAAATATGAATTTCTACAAGTTGTGATATATCAACATATGACGTGCTTTGATCTGTAAAAACTATGCTGGATTCTGCCAAAGATTCTTTAATAGTCTCATTAATTCCCTCTGCTGTATGATCTTCTAATACTATTGCTTTAAAATATCTACAAGATTTCGATGTCTCTCCCGTTTCTATATTTTCTAATGGCGTAGATTCCGCCATCACTGCAACATTTTGCTTTCCAACTGCACCTCTTCCACGAATCCCTTTCTCTTGTTCCAGTTCTCTAGATTCAACTGTAAAATACCCTTCATCCATTTCAATCATGCCCTCTAAAGTGTATCTTTCATCTCGTTTTCCCATCGCTTTTCTCAATTTGTGCATCATGGCCCAAACTGGCTCATAGCGCTTCAAACCTAATTGCCTTTGCATTTCTTTAGCAGAAAATCCTTTTTTTGTTGCACTCATCAAAAACATCGCTTTATACCAAACTAGAAAGGACAAATTGGAATTTTCCATGATGGTTCCACTTCGTAATGTAGTTCGCTTTCTACAAGATTTACACTCGTAACTTAATCTGCTTTTAATCCAAAAAAAATCAGTTTTTCCGCACTTGCAGGAAACGCCAATTTTGTCACGTTCTGCTTTAAAATGAGATATACAATCCTCTTCACTGCTAAACTCTACGCCAAAACTAAAAATATTCATCTCAATTATTTAATTATCAAACAAATATACGGAATTATGGGAAGTTACGGACATACATAAAAATTTATTATAATATCCACCATATAAAGTATTTCCGAATACTCCTTGCCCATTTTTTCTAAAAGCTACATCAACATGATATACACTTCCTTTGTAAGTACTACTTTTATATTGGACTGTAGACTCCCCATTTTCAGTACGATTCAAAAATAGAATTTTTTTTTAATACATTGGTACTGTTGTCGTCGGATGTGGGAAAGTGGTCAGGAATAGAGCTGGCCTTAAGGTGG comes from the Chryseobacterium sp. SNU WT5 genome and includes:
- a CDS encoding rhomboid family intramembrane serine protease; translation: MRNKVLNYSALLYGTIMVALMWLGFLLQNLGWFTGCEGAIIPLNPSGLKGIFLSPFLHGSLEHIFGNSVPIFVLTFLLFQFYPFIAKKIFFLGWLLTGFLVWLLPPVDIYSGEFNAVCIIGASGIVYVLAFFIFFSGVFRWNMKLLTVSMVVALYYGSLIWGVLPEELFSSLSEPSRISWQSHLSGAIIGIMMAFIFRKNGEKKKKYIWEFPNYYSEKDDKLWQEYKENHPDDFLELPYQKKQSIWKHLDEIRKNE
- a CDS encoding DUF3078 domain-containing protein, yielding MRKLIIILFCFNSILILSQKDQNILGEIDSISQSRWNRTALDTDSLANPKFEKFVVHFKDTIVIGNKINLAASNDEIPVTPYNLLRLKDPIKWFYHGQNNIVFNQSSFSNWNSGGNNNIGIIGKLNYNISYKNNRHFLDNNIQLGYGFVSSQSEASRKTEDYINLITNYGYDIGRNYYLSTGFQFLSQFAAGYNYTATPDPTFEDRISRFLSPGYLYAGVGILYNPSENFQVIVRPLNGKFTFVTDPYLQKAGKYGLEKDGQSMRSELGALVNILYRVKILKDINLVNQVNFFSNYVFHVERVDIAYNGTLNIKFNKFINTQVSLDLLYDHDQTQKLQLKQTLGVGFSYNFGFEIKEKNKKMIKPFVANK
- the dprA gene encoding DNA-processing protein DprA; the protein is MRSEETFYSIALRHCPLIGDVVFRKLVGEVGSAKEVWELSKTGLQNIFGIGKKIALEIGDPKHLKFAENEIEFCKKNNIVINLRHFGDLPILLNECEDAPAILYQKGKFDSLKKPISIVGTRNISLYGKQFIHNFIDGIKGGNAITVSGLALGVDAEVHEVSLDHHLATAAVLAHGFHTLYPSKHRKLSERILSNGGVLFTEFNSSQKPDRENFIQRNRIIAGLAPATIVVETAFSGGSISTATFANNYNREVYALPGRIDEKYSQGCNQLIYQNKAAVISTIPNLIDQLGFNNKSEKIGELFPNNEIRILLSDSQQKIIDQLDKRIPLSLDDISLKLEIPSYKILPDLLQLEISGYIRALSGRQYLAL
- the gdhA gene encoding NADP-specific glutamate dehydrogenase, with translation MEHYNVEQKIQEFIAYIEAKNPNEPEFLQAVKEVAITVIPFIATRKQYDGMKLLERMAEPERTIIFRVPWVDDAGEIQVNRGFRIQMNSAIGPYKGGIRFHPTVNLSVLKFLAFEQTFKNSLTTLPMGGGKGGADFDPQGKSNMEIMRFCQAFMTELCKHIGPETDVPAGDIGVGAREIGYLFGQYKKIRNEFTGVLTGKGLAYGGSLIRPEATGYGVVYFCEQMMKTIGEDLKGKTFVVSGFGNVAWGVIKKVTELGGKVLTISGPDGYVYDKDGIDGEKIDYLLELRSSGNNRAEDFAAKFPGAVFHAGKRPWEVKCDVAIPAATQNELFLEDAKMLVENGVMCVTEAANMPSTLDAINYFLEHKVLFSPGKASNAGGVATSGLEMTQNSIRLNWSSEEVDTRLKEIMVGIHKACRDYGKEEDGYVNYVKGANIAGFVKVAEAMLAQGVV
- a CDS encoding YifB family Mg chelatase-like AAA ATPase → MLVKIYGSAIFGVSAQTITIEVNVDTGGVGYHLVGLPDNAIKESSYRISAALKNIGFKIPGKKITINMAPADLRKEGSAYDLSIALGILAASEQIKAENIGEYLIMGELSLDGGLLPIKGVLPIAIKAKEEGFKGIILPKLNIREAAIVSELEVYGVDNIKEVVDFFNEGIPLERTTIDIRKEFQEKIHHFPNDFSEVKGQETAKRAMEVAAAGGHNIILIGPPGSGKTMLAKRVPTILPPLTLREALETTKIHSVAGKIGTETSLMTIRPFRSPHHTISDVALVGGGSYPQPGEISLAHNGVLFLDEMPEFKRTVLEVMRQPLEDREVTISRAKFTVNYPASFMLVASMNPSPSGFFPDDPNNTSSQFEMQRYMNKLSGPLLDRIDIHIEVQKVEFEQLADKRKGEQSDDIRRRVLIAREIQSNRYKDSDIHYNAQMGPRDIEKFCELDEASKTLIKTAMDKLNLSARAYDRILKVARTIADLEQAEILNAAHISEAIQYRSLDREFWNV
- a CDS encoding IS1595 family transposase, giving the protein MNIFSFGVEFSSEEDCISHFKAERDKIGVSCKCGKTDFFWIKSRLSYECKSCRKRTTLRSGTIMENSNLSFLVWYKAMFLMSATKKGFSAKEMQRQLGLKRYEPVWAMMHKLRKAMGKRDERYTLEGMIEMDEGYFTVESRELEQEKGIRGRGAVGKQNVAVMAESTPLENIETGETSKSCRYFKAIVLEDHTAEGINETIKESLAESSIVFTDQSTSYVDISQLVEIHISEKSSKETTKDTLRWVHIFISNAKRNLLGNYHKIKRKNLQLYLNEFVYKLNRRYFEDKLFDRLVLASITGV